GAGAATTTCtagacttattttttttaagtaaactTAATGATCTAGACAGGATGTTTAACGTGCAACGACAAGTGCGTATGGTCTATCGTTGGTTCGTGCTAAAAATTTATGGAGAATATTTGgttaaaaagtatttaaaaagtaagtcctcaaaagcaaaaatcaaaCTGATTGCACTACTCCATCCGAATATAAGAGCCCAACGTGTAGTCACTCGAAATGGCGAgttcatatttatttttggttggaATGTTGTGAAGTTTTACTCTCATCTATTCGAACTCATCTATTCGAACTaccctcttttcatttgttgaATCTCTCTTGTATCAGAAACCTCATTCTTAGTGCCCCAACCTCCGCGGCTATGGATAGAGACAATTTCATGCCATCCAAATTGAAGATCATCCGTCACACTAcctaatatttttcaattggcaattattttattttcttgattcaTAACTAGAAGCGATGCAAGCGACATGCACAGTTGAAACGAGATTGTTATGtacgaaaaaatattatttgcaatTACTAAAGGAAATGGATGGAATATGTGCTTACTTAATATAAAATGAGAtcaattttcttccttaatCGTTTCGAGGAAGTGGCTGAAGTCGGATAAAGTTGTTACTTACAAAAAATCCCATTCCTAACAGCAATTGAATCTCCACCTTAACCAATGTTCTCAGCATGGTAATTCAGTCACAATCATCATCCGTTCCATGGTTCCAGCGACCAGAGAGAGAATGCagcaggaaaagaaaatcagcaATCTGTTTAATTAGGACGAACTCGAGGCACCATTCCGACTTGCTACCGCATTACAAAGTGAACCGGACACGCCTTCGGTTAACAACGGCTATGGTCGATATTGTCATTACTTTGTTTTGAGTGGCGGAACCTCTGGGCCAACGGCGATCTTTCGAGTTGGTGAGCGTTCACTCTTGTTCTTACAACCAGAGTGCATCATGGTTTCCCTCAATTAGGAACCACCACGACGCAATACAAGTTCTATAAGTTCTACTGTCCTAGAGTTCATTGGACCAGCACAGACACTCGCACTTTTGATTCAACACAGAAAGAGTCTAGAATAACAGGAACATCCCAAATAGGAACCCCTATACTTGCTTGGGCCGAGCTTTGCAGGCAAGGCatctaacagaaaaaaaaaccacgttCGTTGCATGCATGCCTAATGCTCGAGCGGTTCTCATCTAGTCAAGGCATGTGCTCATCCATGGCCAATGAAGATAACTCCAAAAGTGCTAGACACAATCACAATGCAAAGGCGTGGAAACTCTGAAAATTCCAGCATTTCGCCAATCACCAAGAAAAGACTTTTCTTGCTTGTTTTCCTATGACGTCTAAAGACTGGAGGCTGAATATTGAAAGGACTAGATGCAAAGGTTTTTCTCGAAAGAGCAAAGAAGAGCCATGGCACTGTACAAACAAGCTAACCAAGCATGGTACTGCACAAAAAAAGAAGCTAATCTAGCAACAAAACACAACACAAACAAGAATATGACATCGATTAGTCAACCCCAAAGCCTGTTGTCTTCCAAAGCAGGGCTTGGCGCAATAAGTGCATACACCGGCTCCACACCATCATCAAACAATCAATGTTTCCTCCATGGAtatttataagacaaaaaaaaaaaaaaaacttctcttGATGATCCATCAGTACAATTATGTTATTTCCACCAAATTCAATTCTAGCCATCATACTCAAGCTTCCAGAAACATAGAAGTAAGCTAGGAACAATCTTGTCAACGCAAGAAGACCAAACATACGTATCAACAATCTTGCCTATCCCACTACAATATGGATTTTCCCAAATCACGAAATGCAGCCAAGAGTATCCGCTCAAATCAACAACAGTCGGAAAAGAATTTAACGTAGACTCGAAGCAGAAAGAATCGACACTTCAATTGCTGTCTAATTGGATGTACGAGATATAAGTTTAATTGCTGTCTACTATGCGCACTATTTACACAGGAATGGTGAAGAGAACACTAGACACCCAGCTACCCCGACAAGTGCATTTAAAACAATCAACTAGTCTTCCACCAATTAGCATGAGGAACATTGAATTGCCGAGGTAGTGAATACTACAATTACTATTACCAATTTAGCACATGGCCGTCAATCTCACCGGAGCCTTCTTTCGCTGTGCCTGCACGTCTTCGATCATCGTGTCCGCCACGATTCTCGCTACCCTATTGAACGCGAAGTGAATGCACTTTGAGAGTGCGATCCAATAAATCACCTCATAGATGAAATCGAAAGCAAAACCTGAAACACAGCGCGGCCGCCGCGACGAGTCGTCCCAGCTTTGACTCCCGAACCCGTCGAAATTCCACCCccgaccaccacctcctcccccGCCACCGTTGAAACCAAACCCGCCGCCGAACGGGGCGTCGCCGTAAAGCGCACCGTCATCTCCCTCTCCGGGGCCGCCGGAGGACTGCTGCCTCCTCTTCGCGCGGCGGCTTCTGCGGAGGAGGATCCTGTAAGGATCGGACTTCACGGGCGGCGGCGCGACGACGTCGACGGGGTTCAACAAGGCGGAGACGTGGAGAGGCGACGCGGAGGACCTCGGGGATGGACCCGCGCAAGAGGGGTCGGAGAGGGAGATGAAGCTGGCGGatcggcggaggaggaggaacttGGCGAACCCTAGGGATTCGGCGTTGGCCGTGAACGTGAAGGCGTCGGCGACGACGGAGACGTCCATGGTGGAGGCGAATTGGCGATCGGAGTGGCGAAGAATTCGAATTTAGAGTTGAATGCAAACGAACCGAATTTGGGAAATTTTCTGGCGAGTATCATAGAGAGCAGAGTGACGTGTCGGTTTTGCTAATCCTTCGTCAACCCGGGTTTCGGAATTTGTTGACCGACACGTAGGCTGACAATTAGGAGTCCGGATCCACAGTGGCGGCGTTGTTATTTGGAAGTTTTTAGTTGGATTTTCTTTTGCTAAAATTAGAAAGGACCGCAGCAATTACGTATTGATGGACACGTGGCACCAGCCCCCATACACGGGGCTGCCGGAGGACAGCAGCAGCCTCCGCTTCGCGCGGCGACTTCTGCAGAGGATGATCCTGTAAGGATCGGACTACACGGGCGGAGGCGTGACGACGTCTACAGGGTTCATCAAGGCGGAGATGTGGAGGGGTGACGCGGAGGACCACGAGGGCATACGTCAACATTATAATGCCCATGCACGTTAGGATTCATTAGAATTTACAAGACCGAATGAAGGacggggagaagtgtcaaaaaagtcttaaacctattgcattaataccaattcagtcaaaaatcttttttttttgtgtcaattcagtcataaaccttttgcatttgtgccaattaagtcttaaaccttttattagtgctaatttattcataaaccttCTATATtgttaccaatttagttctaaatcttttatatttataccaattaagttaatccggtcaattttgatcgaaaatcggcgacgtggacatcaattatcctacatggcacggctagtgctaacttggatattttttttatattattttaatattttaattaattttttaagcatttttttggttttttcaaaattattttttaaaaattatttaaaatatcaaaaaattattaaaaaaaatatccacattaacgccaaccgtgccacgtaggataattgacatcCATGCTAgtaatttccaattaaaattggccaaattgactcaattggcataaatgcaaaatttttaggactaaattaatactattataaaaggtttatgattgaattgacactaataaaaggtttaggacttaaatggcactaatagaaaaggtttaggattgaattgatacgaaaaaaaaggcttaggactgaattagcactaatgcaatatgtttaggacttttttgatacttttcccatgAAGGACGTGATACCGGTACTTCTCTGCGGACCATTGAATATGCTAATGAACATTTGGACAATCAACGCGGTTGACATGGTTGAGGAGGGACATTATTGTACCTTTTAGCGGATGTCTAGTCCACTAAGAGAGAATATAGATTACGTGAATCCGAGAAATCTGACTAGATCCGAAGCAAGAGCATCATATTTTTCGATGTGCGTCTGGAATCTAAAAATGGATTGGAAACTTTTTTTCGCCATCTagtaagaaaaatgtttttcgttgTTTGATTTTTTACGTCATCGTTCggtcggaaattgctgacgtggcacAATCATTTTACATAGCACGGCCGGCtatcgtgaattttttttttaacttttttttcaagaaatttgatttttttataatttttatatttgaattttgtttctcttcttttttttcctttcatttcttcCATTGCTAGTCGCcggtgagctcgagcctcgcctcGCCTATGGTCGATTGCAACGacaggcaaaaaagaaaagaaaaataaaaaataattaaaaagaaaggaaatgcgAAATTATGTAGGGAGGAAAAGAGGGGAAAacgattttctcttttcaatgaATCGAACTCTTGAAAATCTATAAgacatttttttgaaaactatttttcaacTCTATTGTGGTCGTGAAAATACCTCGGGCTCATATAACTACAAGTGGCCATGGGCCGGTTTGGACCCGGAACCGTCAATCATAATCAAgaagttcatgcagatgggagtatctacctatcaatcacaatcaataaaaaaaagtgcacaaatcaaggaattaataacgtgcggataaagtGCATCAATACAAAACATGGCATCCCTAGTATAGCCATAATGGCTTAAAGAAAGGATATTCAGAGTTCGGGAGGAGTTTAACAATGATTTGAAGGCGACTCGCCCATGAGggacaaaatcgtcattttgggaAAAAGAGGGATAATTTACCCATAAGGggaaaaatcattattttttaagGGATTAGAAACCCGGGAGCGTtggaaataggattggccaattgaatgtgcctatttttttatttttcgacaTTTTCAgaatttaaatgaattttttaaaatgattttgcCCATGAGGAGTGAAACCGTCATTTCGAAGAAAATCAAAGGCAAAAATGACGATTTAGCCCCTTATGGGTAAATTGTCCCTCTTTTTTCCAAGCTGACAATTTTGCCCCTAATGGGAAAATTGCCTTCAAATCATTCTCGAACTCCTTCCAAACTCTGAATATACTTTCTCTAAGCCATTAGAACTATACTAGAGAAGCCATGTTTTGtattgatatgttttatccgcacgttattgGTTCCTtgattttcacattttctttattgattgtgattgataggtagatactcccatctgcatgaacttcTAGATTTTAGGACTCTCATCACCTCCAAATCGTCtgcatgaaatttcaaattagaaGGATCATTCAACTTAGgcaccgaaagggcgtcaataacGATATTGGCGTAACTAAATCCCCGttcccaaatctctagttccgTATGAGTCGCTTGACTTCTCCCCCTGCTTGATGAGATTTCCAATCTACCTTCCCCAAAGATTGGTGGCGACTTCGAAGCATatacactacgcacatgtcaCTTGATCACGTATGTTAAGGTCGAAATCGATTCCTAAATCCCTTTGTTGCGCAAGGTGAGGACTTGGGAGTGTCCAAGTCAATTTTTCTCAAGGATCGCAACAGATCCATATAAGAGAAAATCGATGATCACCCTTAAATTCATCCTCTCGGTCCCAAGAAGGGTCGCGACACCTAGTAAATAAAACATTTAAATATTACAAATCATAATTTAAATGTTGCATGACACTAATTTATCCAAAGTCACGCATTTTTAGTAAGTTTatcaattttgatccaaaaaatcTTTATATATTAACCCGACGTATAACATTAATTCAACAGACGGGCGGTTACAACAGAAATGAAATACACACAGATGAATATGTAATGCATTCGCAGATATGCGGATATGCATTTATATcaactttaataatttttccatcACATTTCACAGTATTTTTTGCCAAGAACACAATGTGTTACGCCCCAACAtgcgagctcgcgacatccctaccaattcgccacgGGTCATAgaggatagcgtcccgggtagacTATCAACCTTCGTACTTACGGTGCACGCAGAAACGTAAATTCTCCCGGACAATTAACAACGGGGATAGTAAAGTAGGAAATCAACTCAATCATTcgggcaaaaaataatttcatttcattaatcaAAGGCAAATGAATTTTAACTCTACTGAGCTACACACAGTCAtacacaaccccatacttcgagACGGCtctctaggacctcaaaaagacacatggtccggtaaggttaaactctcatctactTCCAAAATCCTATAATGACCCTCTCCTTAAACTCCCACGGGcttcatcacttgggacccgaaaaagggttaacaacgacggggtgagatataaaatctctgtgagtcaacgcctaatcCCAGcaagggcgttgattcgcttagACGTTCTAATAAACAACCACAACATCTTATAgcagatatctcaaccacatgcaagcttacccttcaaaagccacacataatgcaatgcataCGACTTAAcgatcaaatcaaccaatccaATTCGTTGACAAGGCATCGCATCACTTGCATGCACGGGACACTACACGAAAGTACATTTATTAATCGGTGACCCATGGACTGgcgttgtgacattctgaattccgaccccatttcgaagttatgaatgaaatgagtatcgatgtattccagtaacctcactcagaattgatcactcttgagataaccgaccaaaggggaatggctaaataggatagtgcgcagaccataaaggactcgaccgcggatcggtatcccgaccataagggtcgccgagggtacattctgggtcattgcgggccgatccagggttgacgtcagaactatttgctagcgtcgtgcaattggttcgcgggtgataccgctacgccatagcatgatttgcgaataaccccgaaccgattctcgACAATCGCGTCCGTCAAGATCGACCGTTTCCCTcacgattacatgacaaccagggtcgcagtggtccgaattcttaaaacgtggtaactaaaatcacgggtcgatacgcgtagctcccgaaagccgcccgtccgTTCGAGGTGCATCGAAAATGCGATCGGCCGATTTTGAGCGCgagcggacttcgaaattggcggccgggtattcgagaattccaatacaaataaacttggatgtcgccttgcaaatgttattacggatatttggaagccatataagttggaaaaatgaggatcggatttgcggaacaaaaaaaaaaatccattccggtcccgaaTTCGTTCAACCCTTAagcgaccgcgaaggaatttcggttaacccttgtaccgcacccatcagctcctaaatccccatgtggataatggagggacatgacacttgaagggatcaagtccccatgcaagtcaaaccccaaaaaccccaccacctactctactattcatgtcctacaccaaccccactatctcccacccatcaagtcactcactcaatcactcaaactcaccctctccctctcttactcttggccgatcactcaccctctctctcactccctcatttcttcattttgagctcaactctctcccaagaactctctcttttcctctcttggccgagcaccccttcggcctcctcacaccgccggtccaaggaggagctccaccacgccaccgccacttcatcttcctttcttggctgtgaGTTGTTGCCGCTGCCGTGCCatccgtttttctctctctcggtgccgaacaaaccctagggtttcaccgccggttttgctcatccaacttcaaggtcgaatctgatcgtgcgcgaaggaaatgctttcgccgggttttttttcttcatcaaaaagcaagggtaagtgtttcctaacccttcctagagccctaggttactaagagacacttgggtttggctagatggtgtgctaaatgcttgggatagtgagaaatgctagagaggaccaatctggaaatttctgtgaaattggtatcaatgctggtcctgggatgtttatgtggtcatatgggtggaaatgagtgacttgatgtgtggatagcacgtggtttaagagtggaccatggttgggggcgatcgggacctaaaataactcaattggagcaattgtgcactaaaatggttggtgggtgctaaatgttgtaattctaatgtggggcacttgaaaggtgttttagaatgacttttacatgccttggcatgtgtgaagcctcttgggattaagtgtgtggctttgtaagagaaaacgtggaattcgctcgattgggaccgttggtatcaaaagtagtaattctgaattgggggtgctttaaatgcattttatgtgatattgtgatgtccGGGCTAGTGTGAGACCtcttgtaattgcatgattggccttgtgaggcgatatgtggcaattggcccgattcgacctcgtgatggtattgacatgctacatagcccaagtaattgtggaattgcaatattgtgatattagggcatgaggccctttgtgtatgacctatacatgagattataaagtcgtgttcaattgaggcgtccgaggccgtatagtatgccgtgttcgcccaattgtccgagacttaatccggtcgtgttcctaagtaTCCGAGACCGTTgaataaatggggcgtattcctaagtgtctgagaccctagtgtgcacacaaaaatattcgtatttatacgtacaatgccgtgttcttaagagtccgaggcttgtacttgatatatgagattatgatactaaattatggaggtggtatgaGAGCCCTATGGTacgaggatcgacttgtgtgatttggcatgttctgggtggtcctgtacatgattgctttatttgtgcaccttgaattgaccactgtctgtttgtttggattggattgtttgcatgccgtgttttgtccggaggtactaggaccttaggataggttaggcttcgcttcgagatgtcgatctcacccctgccgtgggaccaacattttcggaccctcgaccacgatcgccgcgatgccgctactttttggactaccgactcggtttgagcccgtgatcaccgagtatagagtgggaccggatcggacgtattatcggagggttagcaccttgtggatcgacgacgcgagaggatacttgaccccttattccttcctctcttggacttataaggatgtggactatttatccggacctttgagggaggaggtgattcccaAGTACGTcttggatgccgccggacctagactcccgatagcttcacctttgagactccccgtccttggacctgtagttggaccgatccccgagccgaggTCTCCCATACCTGGACTCCCCGCTCTGGATGGAGGGATCTTGGAACCCGATGAGCCCGCTGATGGACCCCCGATCTTCCCGAacctgtcccgaacgtagttcacgtcgtggatccagcacatgaccaggagatggaggaacccgaagaggagtccgaactAGAAGAAGAGCtgatacccgaggaggcgtctgatctagaggaggacctggaagaggtgccggaggaggagccatgggaggagcccgagcgggcgtttagtggagccatcgtgacgagtttctcccgAGTACGCTCCCCgccgagtttacttctgatgatgacgcccgacccttaggtgtgtagaggtccttatccctgcttttggaccctcgtgtgtcgacgagtggttatgattagggagtttccttttgtgtccccgtgccgtatccttgagtcgtagtcgttttatttacggtggtccgtatgaaccttgaacttacctggctatgttatatgtattttgatgttatgttctaaggtcattctatattcattgtcgggtttgttttcattgcttccgcttgcatatgcatctcgcgtgttttacgtccgATTGCGATCTtggtgagttgcgagatttctttgacaacgagggatgttggcgcgctcggaggacacggggcgtgacggGCGTGGTCGGcacacacgaccggtgtggccccaacactaTGACCGGTCGGCGCAGACGACTTAACGATCAAACAACCAATCCAATTCATTGATAAGGcatcacatcacttgcatgcacaagacaccacacgaagtccatttattaatcggCGATCCACGTGATCGGCGTAGTCGGCGCACACGACGggtgtggccccaacactacaACCGGCGGGATCGGGCATCGtctcttacttccggcgacggcgatAGA
The genomic region above belongs to Rhodamnia argentea isolate NSW1041297 chromosome 6, ASM2092103v1, whole genome shotgun sequence and contains:
- the LOC115757456 gene encoding uncharacterized protein LOC115757456: MDVSVVADAFTFTANAESLGFAKFLLLRRSASFISLSDPSCAGPSPRSSASPLHVSALLNPVDVVAPPPVKSDPYRILLRRSRRAKRRQQSSGGPGEGDDGALYGDAPFGGGFGFNGGGGGGGGRGWNFDGFGSQSWDDSSRRPRCVSGFAFDFIYEVIYWIALSKCIHFAFNRVARIVADTMIEDVQAQRKKAPVRLTAMC